The Choristoneura fumiferana chromosome 10, NRCan_CFum_1, whole genome shotgun sequence genome has a segment encoding these proteins:
- the LOC141431955 gene encoding 5-formyltetrahydrofolate cyclo-ligase-like — protein MSNDKVQPNPKKVELRADVVGRLLAMTDDDRERQSKIILEKILAHPKFKLAKRISLFLSMPNEVPTEPLLQDIISRGDAAFVPQYSKGKMRMLRLLPGDQDVMVETSWKIKQHAKDAEREDAMENGGLDLVIAPGAAFTRDGWRCGHGGGYYDCFLSSLIKRHEADPQNFKRPYILAIGFNQQIYPEIPVDKQDVRVNEVMTAE, from the exons ATGAGTAATGACAAAGTGCAGCCGAATCCCAAGAAAGTCGAATTGAGAGCTGATGTCGTCGGAAGACTACTTGCCATGACCGATGATGACCGCGAGAGGCAATCGAAAATAATATTAGAGAAG ATTCTCGCTCATCCCAAATTTAAATTGGCCAAGAGAATATCATTATTCCTGAGCATGCCAAATGAAGTTCCAACGGAGCCTCTCCTACAGGACATTATTTCACGAGGGGACGCTGCCTTCGTGCCGCAGTACAGCAAAGGGAAAATGAGGATGCTGAGGTTGCTGCCAGGCGATCAGGATGTCATGGTAGAGACCAGTTGGAAGATCAAACAACATGCGAAGGACGCCGAGAGAGAAGATGCTATGGAAAACG GTGGCCTAGACCTGGTCATAGCCCCAGGAGCCGCGTTCACCAGGGACGGCTGGCGCTGCGGCCACGGCGGAGGATACTACGACTGCTTCCTCTCCAGCCTGATCAAGCGCCACGAGGCAGATCCCCAGAACTTCAAGAGACCCTACATCCTCGCCATTGGCTTCAACCAACAGATATACCCTGAAATACCAGTGGACAAGCAGGACGTACGCGTCAACGAAGTTATGACTgcagaataa